The genomic stretch TGACCTCAATGCCCTTCCAGAGCCAGACGGTTTTCTTAATGAAGGAGATAGCCTAAAGATAGGCAGTATGACATTCAATGTCCTCCACACACCAGGGCACAGTCCAGGAGGGATATGCCTTTATGGCAATGACCATTTAATAACAGGCGATACCCTTTTCCAGGGCTCTGTTGGAAGGACAGATTTTCACGGTGGAGATATGACAAAGCTAAGAGAATCCTTCAAAAGACTCCTCGATCTGCCAGAAGACACGATAGTCTTTCCAGGTCATGGCCCTGAGACGACAATAGGGAAAGAGAAGAAAGAGAATCTGTTTGTAGAGGAATTGTGACCCTGGTAGAACAATTTTTCTACCGGGTTTACTTGATAAGCCTTCTCCTTATAAGTGCTATTGGAGGATAGAGGAGGATGGAGGCTGCAGCAAGCAGATAGAGTATATCCATGAGGGGCATGGCTTTTCCGAATGTTAATGATCGGCAGACATTGACGAGATGATAAAGCGGAGTAAATTCAGCAATCTGTCCGATTATTGGAGGAAGGCCATCCAGTGGGAAGAAGATGCCTGAGAAGAGAAACATAGGGGTCATAAAAAGGGTAAAGAAGTAATTGAATGTGTCTATGCCAGGTGATATGGATGTGAATATCATTGCTATTTCTGCAAAGAGAAGGCCGCTTACAATGAGTATCAATGGAAGGAAAATCACAAGTGGAGATTCGACAAGGCCAAAGGCTGCTATCACAACGAGGATGATGCTTCCATAGATCACGCTCTTTGTTGTTCCCCAGAGGAGTTCTCCGAGGACAAGGTCTTCTATATTTACTGGTGTTGCGAGTATGGCGTCAAAGGTCTTCTGATAGGTCATCCTTACAAAACTACCATAGGTGCACTCAAAGGATGCCGCAAACATGGCAGAAGATGCGAGGATTCCAGGGGCAATAAAGTTTAAATATGGCACGCCGTTTATTTCTTTCACATATGCTCCGAGGCCTATTCCAATTGCAAGGAGATATATCATCGGCTCGACAAAGTTCACAATAAGGCTTGATTTGTAGAGCTTTCTGTAAACTGTCAGGTTTCTCTGCCAGACCCTGAATGCCTTTTTGGGGTGTAGATTTATTTTGTGTTCTTTAAGCATTAAGAGTCTTTCCTGTTAATTTTAAATAAACATCTTCAAGATTGCCGCCATATCTGTCCATGAGTTCTTTCGGACTTCCTGCAGAAACTATTTTCCCTGCGTCCATAATCGCAACCCTGTCGCACAACCTCTCGGCTTCTTCCATGTAATGGGTGGTTAAAATAATGGTAGTACCATTTTTTTTAAGCTCCTCAAGCCTCTGCCATACCATATGGCGGCTGTGCGGATCAAGGCCTGTTGTGGGTTCGTCGAGGATGAGTATTTCAGGCTGATTTATCAATGACCTTGCTAAAATAAGCCTCCGCTTCATTCCTCCTGAGAGGCTCCTTATGTTTACTCCCTGCTTTTCCCACAGCTCAACAAACTGGAGCAGCTCATAAGCCCTTTTCCTGGACTCATTGCGGGGTATGTCAAAATATCTTGAATAAACTATCAGGTTTTCATATACAGTGAGGTCAGGGTCGAGGTTGTCCTCCTGGGGCATTACTCCAATTCTTCCTTTAATTTTCCGCGACTCTTTACGCACATCAAGGCCAAAGACGTGTATTGTGCCTTTAGAGGGTGGAACCATGCAGTAAATCATCTTCATGGTAGTTGTCTTTCCTGCACCATTGGGGCCGAGAAAGCCGAAACACTCCTGTTTATGAATGGAGAAGTTGATATTATCAACCGCACAGAGGGAGTTGAAATTCTTTGTAAGATCTTGCGCCTCGATAAGGGTCATAGTTTTGGATTTAGAATTTTGTCTTATGTAACAGGTGCAATAGTTCCCTGACTGCCCTTGCAGCATTGATGGCTGTTATGCCTGAGGGGTCATGGTGCGGAGAGACCTCAACGAGGTCTGCCCCGATAACATTTAATCCCCTGAGTGCCTTGATAGAGTTTATAAGCTCTTTTGTGCTCCATCCGCATGGTTCAGGCGTCCCTGTGCCGGGCGCAGATGCAGGCTCTAAGACATCTATATCAATGCTTAAATATACTGGTTTTGCCTTCAGTTTGTTCAAGAGATTTTTTCCTGGAAATGATGAGCCTATTATTCTGCCCGGTGAAAAGTCCTTCTCTTCCTTTGAACCCGACCTTACCCCAAACTGATATAGCCTCTTAGGCCCTAAGAGGTCATAGACCCTTCTCATCACTGTTGCATGAGAGGTCTTGAGCCCGAGGTATTCGTCTCTTAAATCTGTATGTGCGTCAAATACGATTACATGCAGGTCTGAATATTTTTTAATCATGGCCTGAATCAGTGGATATGTTATAAGGTGTTCTCCTCCGAGGGCAAGCGGTTTTTTGCTGTCCTTTAAAATTTTATCTGCTGCTTTTTTGATTTCATTAAGAGCAGCGCTGAGGTCTCCTGAAAGCTGAAGCTCTCCAAGGTCATGAAATGGAACATCTAAAATATCCTCTCCTGTAATGTAGTCGTGCTCCTCAAGCACATAAGAGGCGTCTCTTATTGAAGATGGGCCAAAACGTGCCCCTGGCCTGAAGGTAGTTGTTGCATCGAGTGGCACACTGAAAATAATGATGGAGGATGCATTGTAATTTTTCCTGCTGCCCAGGAAAGGCTTAACCGGCTCTATCATTCAAGGGCGTCCTTCAGAAAAGAAGGGAGTGAAAAGGATGCCCGGTGTATGT from Nitrospirota bacterium encodes the following:
- a CDS encoding MBL fold metallo-hydrolase, translating into MIIRKLVVGPLEANCYIISDEVTGDTLVVDPGDEPDRILDLIEETGLRVTTIVCTHAHFDHVGAVGDLRDATGAKLLIHKGDSELYAGAQDQAAFWGFDLNALPEPDGFLNEGDSLKIGSMTFNVLHTPGHSPGGICLYGNDHLITGDTLFQGSVGRTDFHGGDMTKLRESFKRLLDLPEDTIVFPGHGPETTIGKEKKENLFVEEL
- a CDS encoding ABC transporter permease; this encodes MLKEHKINLHPKKAFRVWQRNLTVYRKLYKSSLIVNFVEPMIYLLAIGIGLGAYVKEINGVPYLNFIAPGILASSAMFAASFECTYGSFVRMTYQKTFDAILATPVNIEDLVLGELLWGTTKSVIYGSIILVVIAAFGLVESPLVIFLPLILIVSGLLFAEIAMIFTSISPGIDTFNYFFTLFMTPMFLFSGIFFPLDGLPPIIGQIAEFTPLYHLVNVCRSLTFGKAMPLMDILYLLAAASILLYPPIALIRRRLIK
- a CDS encoding ABC transporter ATP-binding protein — protein: MTLIEAQDLTKNFNSLCAVDNINFSIHKQECFGFLGPNGAGKTTTMKMIYCMVPPSKGTIHVFGLDVRKESRKIKGRIGVMPQEDNLDPDLTVYENLIVYSRYFDIPRNESRKRAYELLQFVELWEKQGVNIRSLSGGMKRRLILARSLINQPEILILDEPTTGLDPHSRHMVWQRLEELKKNGTTIILTTHYMEEAERLCDRVAIMDAGKIVSAGSPKELMDRYGGNLEDVYLKLTGKTLNA
- the speB gene encoding agmatinase, which encodes MIEPVKPFLGSRKNYNASSIIIFSVPLDATTTFRPGARFGPSSIRDASYVLEEHDYITGEDILDVPFHDLGELQLSGDLSAALNEIKKAADKILKDSKKPLALGGEHLITYPLIQAMIKKYSDLHVIVFDAHTDLRDEYLGLKTSHATVMRRVYDLLGPKRLYQFGVRSGSKEEKDFSPGRIIGSSFPGKNLLNKLKAKPVYLSIDIDVLEPASAPGTGTPEPCGWSTKELINSIKALRGLNVIGADLVEVSPHHDPSGITAINAARAVRELLHLLHKTKF